The following proteins are encoded in a genomic region of Tachysurus fulvidraco isolate hzauxx_2018 chromosome 22, HZAU_PFXX_2.0, whole genome shotgun sequence:
- the npc1 gene encoding NPC intracellular cholesterol transporter 1 — protein MTLLRLTYILGLLGVIILLSETWQVKAQHCIWYGECGNSVLLPSKKYNCNYTGAPKPLPKEGQDLLQELCPGLAFGDHRVCCDTQQLRTLKSNIQIPLQYLSRCPACFFNFMTLFCELTCSPRQSEILDATQFSADPVDNNTNVVELSYYISQDFANNMYNACADVQAPSSNVKALSLLCGRDASICTPNNWIQYMFDINNGQVPFAIDPVFSGAPPSGMTFMNNHTFGCTESLDDGSAPCSCQDCSASCGSPPVPPLIPTPWTIFGYDAMCVIMWLSYAAFLLVFVSTLGLVWCFRKREIMSEYGPIQASDEPLSLNKDPAGSSNEVTCCESLGERFENFLRQAFSCWGSFCVRHPVLVIVLSIVLVVICCLGLRNMSITTDPVDLWSAPQSRARLEKQYFDEHFGPFFRTEQLIITTPWTNWFTFEGQTGDMLFAPILNISLLHQILDLQTAIENLEADFNGEKVTLKDICLSPLAPYNNNCTILSVLNYFQNSHEVLNHIYNDSFYVYFDYHTHFMYCVSSPIALDDTGHFHDPCMGTFGGPVFPWLALGGYEGTAYNNATALVITFPVNNYLNDTEKLGRALAWEKEFVTFLKNYSNPNLTISFNSERSIEDEINRESNSDISTVLISYATMFIYISLALGHIRSFRSLLVDSKISLGIAGILIVLSSVACSLGIFSYAGIPLTLIVIEVIPFLVLAVGVDNIFIIVQTFQRDERMEHEELHQQIGRILGDVAPSMFLSSLSETVAFFLGALSQMPAVRTFSLFAGLAVFIDFLLQISCFVSLLGLDIKRQEKNRLDILCCIKLSDRQEGNNDGILYRFFKKIYAPFILKDWVRPLVVAVFVGMLSFSIAVTDKVDIGLDQQLSMPDDSFVLHYFGNLTKYLHTGPPVYFVVKDGHDYSTSEGQNQVCGGVGCNNDSLVQQIYTASLISDYTKISTTPSSWLDDYFDWVKPQSSCCRYYNSTGAFCNASVVDPSCVHCRPSTPSGKLRPNGTDFMRFLPMFLSDNPNIKCGKGGHAAYSSALVLKDNNTNVGATHFMSYHTILKTSADNIDAMKMARELAANISLSMGLDNKTQEVFPYSVFYVFYEQYLTIAHDTALNLSVSLVAIFVVSAVLLGFELWSAVLVSLTIAMILVNMFGVMWLWGISLNAVSLVNLVMSCGISVEFCSHIVRAFSISTKATRVERAEEALAHMGSSVFSGITLTKFGGIIVLAFSKSQIFQVFYFRMYLAIVLLGATHGLVFLPVLLSYAGPSVNKAKVLAARSRFTGTEREYLFAN, from the exons gtcAAGGCACAGCACTGTATCTGGTATGGGGAATGTGGCAACTCGGTTCTCCTCCCAAGTAAGAAGTATAACTGTAACTACACAGGAGCTCCTAAACCCCTGCCTAAAGAAGGACAAGACCTCTTGCAG GAACTTTGCCCAGGTTTGGCCTTCGGTGACCACAGAGTCTGCTGCGACACACAGCAACTCCGTACACTGAAAAGCAACATCCAGATCCCTTTACAATACCTGTCCAG GTGCCCAGCATGTTTCTTCAACTTCATGACCCTGTTCTGCGAGCTGACCTGCAGCCCCCGGCAGAGCGAGATCCTCGACGCCACCCAGTTCTCGGCCGACCCCGTCGACAACAACACCAACGTGGTCGAGCTCTCGTACTACATCAGCCAGGACTTCGCTAACA ATATGTATAACGCATGTGCGGACGTCCAAGCTCCATCCAGCAACGTGAAGGCTCTTAGTTTGCTCTGTGGCCGAGATGCGAGTATTTGCACCCCTAATAACTGGATCCAGTACATGTTTGACATCAACAACGGTCAGGTTCCCTTCGCCATCGATCCCGTCTTCTCAG GTGCTCCACCCTCTGGCATGACCTTCATGAACAACCACACGTTCGGCTGCACCGAGTCTCTAGACGACGGCTCAGCGCCGTGCTCCTGTCAGGACTGCAGCGCCTCCTGCGGGTCCCCACCCGTCCCTCCGCTGATCCCTACTCCATGGACCATTTTTGGCTACGACGCCATGTGTGTCATCATGTGGCTCTCCTACGCCGCCTTTCTCCTCGTCTTTGTCAGCACGCTGGGTTTAGTCTGGTGCTTCAG GAAAAGGGAAATCATGTCGGAGTACGGACCCATCCAAGCCAGCGACGAGCCTCTTTCCCTGAACAAAGACCCTGCCGGCTCATCCA ATGAGGTGACATGCTGCGAGTCTCTAGGTGAGCGCTTTGAGAATTTCCTACGTCAGGCCTTCAGCTGCTGGGGCTCCTTCTGTGTGCGCCATCCTGTGCTGGTGATCGTCTTGAGCATCGTGTTGGTGGTCATCTGCTGCCTGGGTTTGAGAAACATGAGCATCACCACCGACCCGGTGGACCTGTGGTCGGCTCCACAAAGCCGCGCCAGGCTGGAGAAGCAGTACTTCGACGAGCACTTCGGCCCGTTCTTTCGCACCGAGCAGCTCATCATCACCACGCCATGGACCAACTGGTTCACGTTCGAGGGTCAAACCGGCGACATGCTCTTTGCACCCATCCTGAACATATCTCTGCTGCATCAG ATTCTGGATCTTCAGACCGCCATCGAGAACCTGGAGGCCGACTTTAACGGAGAGAAGGTGACCCTGAAGGACATCTGCCTATCTCCACTGGCTCCTTACAACAACAACTGCACCATTCTGAGCGTGCTCAATTACTTCCAGAACAGCCATGAAGTTCTGAACCACATCTACAACGACTCATTTTATGTGTACTTTGATTATCACACCCACTTCATGTACTGTGTGAG TTCCCCGATAGCCCTGGATGATACCGGACATTTCCACGACCCCTGTATGGGCACTTTTGGTGGTCCTGTCTTCCCTTGGCTTGCCCTCGGAGGTTACGAAG GCACGGCGTACAACAACGCCACCGCTCTAGTGATCACTTTCCCTGTGAATAACTATCTCAATGATACAGAAAAGCTGGGCAGAGCTCTCGCTtgggagaaaga gtttgttacatttttaaaaaactacaGCAACCCAAACCTCACGATCTCCTTCAACTCGGAGCGCAGCATCGAGGACGAGATCAATCGAGAGAGCAACAGCGACATCTCCACCGTCCTGATCAGCTACGCCACCATGTTCATCTACATCTCCCTGGCGCTGGGGCACATCAGGAGCTTTCGCAGCCTGCTG GTGGACTCGAAGATTTCTCTGGGTATCGCCGGCATCCTGATCGTCTTAAGTTCAGTCGCATGCTCTCTGGGAATCTTCAGCTATGCCGGCATTCCCCTCACTCTCATAGTCATCGAGGTCATCCCCTTTCTCGTGCTGGCCGTAGGAGTGGATAACATCTTCATCATCGTGCAGACATTTCAG AGAGACGAGCGGATGGAGCATGAGGAGCTACATCAGCAGATCGGCCGTATCCTCGGAGACGTCGCTCCCAGCATGTTCCTGTCCTCCCTTTCTGAGACTGTCGCTTTTTTCTTAG GAGCTCTGTCCCAAATGCCGGCCGTCAGGACGTTCTCTCTGTTCGCCGGCTTGGCCGTCTTTATCGACTTCCTGTTGCAGATCAGCTGCTTTGTCTCCTTGCTTGGTCTGGACATCAAAAGGCAAGAG AAAAATCGTCTGGACATCCTGTGCTGCATCAAGCTGTCTGACCGGCAGGAAGGGAATAACGACGGCATCCTCTATCGCTTCTTTAAGAAAATCTATGCTCCCTTTATACTGAAGGATTGGGTGCGCCCCCTGGTG gTGGCTGTGTTCGTGGGAATGCTCTCGTTCAGCATAGCCGTCACTGACAAAGTAGACATCGGACTCGACCAACAGCTGTCCATGCCTGAT GACTCGTTCGTGTTGCACTACTTTGGGAACCTGACTAAATACCTTCATACCGGACCTCCTGTCTACTTCGTAGTGAAGGACGGTCACGATTACAGCACCTCGGAGGGACAGAACCAAGTGTGTGGCGGCGTGGGCTGCAACAACGACTCGCTCGTGCAGCAGATCTACACAGCATCGCTCATAAGTGACTA CACGAAGATAAGCACGACCCCGTCCTCGTGGTTGGACGACTACTTCGACTGGGTGAAACCTCAGTCGTCCTGCTGCCGATACTACAACTCTACTGGAGCCTTTTGCAACGCCTCAG ttgtAGACCCTTCCTGTGTGCACTGCAGGCCTTCGACTCCCAGTGGCAAACTGAGACCTAACGGCACTGACTTCATGAGGTTCCTGCCAATGTTCCTGTCTGATAACCCCAACATCAAGTGTGGGAAAGG AGGTCATGCTGCCTACAGCAGCGCCCTAGTGCTGAAGGACAACAACACCAACGTGGGCGCCACCCATTTCATGAGCTACCACACCATCCTGAAGACGTCTGCGGACAACATCGATGCCATGAAGATGGCCCGAGAGCTGGCCGCTAACATCTCGCTGTCCATGGGGCTGGACAACAAGACGCAAGAGGTGTTTCCTTACAG CGTGTTCTACGTGTTCTACGAGCAGTACCTCACCATCGCCCACGACACGGCCCTGAACCTCTCCGTCTCCCTGGTGGCCATCTTCGTGGTCAGCGCCGTGCTGCTGGGCTTTGAGCTCTGGTCGGCCGTCCTCGTCTCGCTCACCATTGCCATGATCCTGGTCAACATGTTCGGTGTCATGTGGCTGTGGGGCATCAGCCTGAATGCCGTGTCCCTCGTTAACCTAGTCATG AGCTGTGGTATATCAGTGGAGTTCTGCAGCCATATCGTGAGGGCATTCTCCATCAGTACTAAGGCCACACGGGTGGAGAGAGCAGAAGAGGCCCTGGCACACATGGGCAGCTCT GTCTTCAGCGGCATCACCTTAACCAAATTTGGCGGGATCATCGTCCTGGCTTTCTCCAAGTCCCAGATCTTCCAGGTCTTCTACTTCCGCATGTATTTAGCCATAGTCCTGCTGGGAGCAACTCACGGCCTCGTTTTCCTGCCGGTGCTCCTGAGTTACGCAG GTCCGTCTGTTAACAAAGCTAAGGTCTTGGCAGCACGTAGCAGGTTCACCGGGACTGAGCGTGAGTACCTGTTTGCTAACTGA